One stretch of Phocoena phocoena chromosome 10, mPhoPho1.1, whole genome shotgun sequence DNA includes these proteins:
- the ELP6 gene encoding elongator complex protein 6 isoform X6, with the protein MFPELNNLLNTTPDQAEQGVSLTTARECGQLVFLEGLKSAVDVFFRPQEEPHPLQFLREANSGNLQPLYEFVQEALKPMDSGEAAWRCPVLLVDDLSVLLSLGVGAVAVLDFIHYCRATVCREWKGNVVALVHDSGDAEDEENDILLNGLGHQSHLILRAEGLATGFCKDVHGQLRILWRRPSEPTAQRDRSLTYQYKIQDKNVSFFAKGMSPAVL; encoded by the exons GGTGTCAGCCTGACCACAGCGCGGGAATGCGGGCAGCTCGTGTTCCTCGAGGGTCTCAAGTCTGCAGTGGACGTCTTCTTTCGGCCTCAGGAGGAGCCACACCCCCTGCAGTTCCTCAG GGAGGCCAACTCTGGGAACCTGCAGCCGCTGTATGAGTTTGTACAGGAGGCCCTGAAGCCCATGGACAGTGGGGAGGCTGCCTGGAGGTGCCCGGTGCTGCTGGTGGACGACCTCAGTGTGCTGCTAAGCCTGGGCGTGGGGGCAGTGGCGGTGCTGGACTTCATCCACTACTGCAGAGCCACCGTGTGCCGGGAATGGAAG GGAAATGTAGTGGCCCTTGTGCATGACAGTGGAGATGCCGAGGACGAGGAGAATGACATCCTGCTGAATGGCCTTGGTCACCAGAGCCACCTGATACTGCGGGCTGAAGGCCTGGCCACCGGCTTCTGCAAGGACGTGCATGGGCAG CTGAGGATCCTGTGGAGGAGACCATCAGAGCCCACAGCCCAGCGAGATCGGAGCCTCACTTACCAGTACAAGATACAGGACAAGAATGTGTCCTTTTTTGCCAAAGGAATGTCTCCTGCTGTTCTGTGA
- the ELP6 gene encoding elongator complex protein 6 isoform X5: MPRQMAVSLCTTFSPSISKGVSLTTARECGQLVFLEGLKSAVDVFFRPQEEPHPLQFLREANSGNLQPLYEFVQEALKPMDSGEAAWRCPVLLVDDLSVLLSLGVGAVAVLDFIHYCRATVCREWKGNVVALVHDSGDAEDEENDILLNGLGHQSHLILRAEGLATGFCKDVHGQLRILWRRPSEPTAQRDRSLTYQYKIQDKNVSFFAKGMSPAVL; this comes from the exons GGTGTCAGCCTGACCACAGCGCGGGAATGCGGGCAGCTCGTGTTCCTCGAGGGTCTCAAGTCTGCAGTGGACGTCTTCTTTCGGCCTCAGGAGGAGCCACACCCCCTGCAGTTCCTCAG GGAGGCCAACTCTGGGAACCTGCAGCCGCTGTATGAGTTTGTACAGGAGGCCCTGAAGCCCATGGACAGTGGGGAGGCTGCCTGGAGGTGCCCGGTGCTGCTGGTGGACGACCTCAGTGTGCTGCTAAGCCTGGGCGTGGGGGCAGTGGCGGTGCTGGACTTCATCCACTACTGCAGAGCCACCGTGTGCCGGGAATGGAAG GGAAATGTAGTGGCCCTTGTGCATGACAGTGGAGATGCCGAGGACGAGGAGAATGACATCCTGCTGAATGGCCTTGGTCACCAGAGCCACCTGATACTGCGGGCTGAAGGCCTGGCCACCGGCTTCTGCAAGGACGTGCATGGGCAG CTGAGGATCCTGTGGAGGAGACCATCAGAGCCCACAGCCCAGCGAGATCGGAGCCTCACTTACCAGTACAAGATACAGGACAAGAATGTGTCCTTTTTTGCCAAAGGAATGTCTCCTGCTGTTCTGTGA